In Aquiflexum balticum DSM 16537, a single genomic region encodes these proteins:
- a CDS encoding tetratricopeptide repeat-containing sensor histidine kinase, whose translation MASVSSDSAYILANEALTAAQKSSFKRGIANSYNALGWIYMHKGNLDSSFYFLQESRSVFANENSPYDVARVNINLTEVLTKQSRFGEALVFALEADSLSFALKDVALQTDTKRLLGILYREQGDHAKSIEYFNEAIKGFELQGDLRRSVNTAISLSILLRKINLVDSSLTVLEKCLETIDEIENNEYQLAMVREHLGDTFYLKDMFEESLRQYIMAYKLFERLGNKADMAYEGLVIGKAQIALKKFNEAEFFLTQAFSISDSLGFLNYQFDAASELANLYQETGQWQKAFDYLNRAGVMKDSLDQQKQLSNMSELKEKYESEKRDQEIALLKSNMELENSRARRRVQFQIFAIFLFLASLGIAYLIFNRYRLKQELNEQILRNQISSDLHDEIGSTLSSIDVNSRIALLKMDDKETVAGQLQKIQQNTRSIMDNLSQIVWSINPNNDSLEKLIFRMKDFAAEILEPLGIQYAFHQGGNLSEFNLNPVFRKNVYLIFKEAVNNCAKYSKATEVSISLEVNNNLLFIEIADNGKGFDYQREMIKSNGLQNMENRAKQIRGKFELKTEPDSGTSIKLEAPVT comes from the coding sequence TTGGCATCCGTAAGTTCGGATTCAGCTTATATATTGGCCAATGAAGCACTTACTGCAGCACAGAAATCATCATTTAAAAGGGGGATTGCCAATTCCTACAATGCTTTGGGTTGGATTTATATGCACAAAGGAAATCTCGATTCCTCTTTTTATTTTCTTCAGGAATCCCGGAGCGTTTTTGCCAATGAAAACTCGCCGTATGATGTGGCCAGGGTAAATATCAACTTGACCGAAGTTTTGACCAAGCAGTCCCGCTTTGGTGAGGCATTGGTTTTTGCCCTTGAAGCCGACTCACTTTCTTTTGCCCTGAAAGACGTGGCTTTGCAAACAGATACCAAGAGGCTATTGGGGATTTTGTATAGAGAACAAGGAGATCATGCGAAGTCCATCGAATATTTTAACGAGGCAATCAAGGGTTTCGAATTGCAAGGAGATTTGAGAAGATCTGTCAATACTGCCATCAGCTTAAGCATCTTATTAAGGAAAATCAATTTGGTGGACAGTAGTCTCACTGTTTTGGAAAAATGTCTGGAAACAATCGATGAAATAGAAAACAATGAATACCAGTTGGCAATGGTTCGGGAACATTTAGGAGATACTTTCTACCTGAAGGATATGTTTGAAGAGTCGTTGAGGCAATATATAATGGCTTATAAACTTTTCGAAAGACTGGGAAACAAAGCCGACATGGCTTATGAGGGATTGGTAATTGGGAAAGCACAAATTGCCTTAAAAAAATTCAATGAAGCAGAATTTTTTTTGACACAGGCCTTCAGTATCAGCGACAGCTTGGGTTTTTTGAATTATCAGTTTGATGCCGCTTCAGAGTTGGCCAATTTATATCAGGAAACAGGACAATGGCAAAAGGCTTTTGATTACCTGAATAGGGCAGGAGTGATGAAAGATAGCCTTGACCAACAAAAACAACTTTCCAACATGTCCGAACTCAAAGAAAAATATGAGTCCGAAAAACGGGATCAGGAAATAGCACTGCTTAAATCAAACATGGAACTGGAAAACTCACGTGCAAGAAGAAGAGTGCAATTTCAGATTTTTGCAATCTTTTTGTTTTTGGCAAGTTTGGGCATCGCTTATCTGATATTTAATCGGTACAGACTAAAACAGGAACTCAATGAACAAATACTCAGAAATCAGATTTCCAGTGATCTCCATGATGAGATAGGTTCTACACTTTCAAGTATTGATGTAAACAGCCGCATCGCACTTCTGAAAATGGATGATAAAGAAACCGTGGCCGGGCAATTGCAAAAGATCCAGCAAAACACCCGTTCCATCATGGACAATTTGTCCCAGATTGTGTGGTCGATAAACCCCAATAATGACAGTCTTGAAAAGTTGATTTTCAGGATGAAGGATTTTGCTGCGGAAATTCTGGAGCCATTGGGAATACAATACGCATTCCATCAGGGAGGCAACCTTTCAGAATTCAATTTAAATCCTGTTTTCCGGAAAAACGTCTACCTGATATTTAAAGAAGCAGTTAATAACTGTGCGAAATACAGTAAGGCAACAGAAGTCTCTATTTCTCTGGAGGTAAATAACAACCTCCTGTTTATCGAAATTGCTGACAATGGAAAAGGATTCGATTATCAAAGGGAAATGATCAAAAGCAATGGTTTACAAAATATGGAAAACCGCGCCAAACAAATTCGGGGGAAATTTGAATTGAAAACAGAACCTGATAGTGGTACTTCGATAAAACTGGAAGCTCCTGTCACCTGA
- a CDS encoding gliding motility protein GldB-related protein, which translates to MKSLLLAYILLLLSSSFSKGQTPTIITSDIDNFWDAYDRLHNAKSKEDSIRIIEVLYLGRASEGFKKLIKSRDLTAEKYVNTISYYPEYWKSVRNNTLSIKNYEAAIADQMLLFDQSLKNFKTPKICFAIGVLSTGGTVKNNWLLIGTEMVASDSTTVRTGMNDWLRTVLPNEPHILAFTAHETIHTQQRKGPGLVWGYFNHRVLTLVINEGAADFVADKVTGTSINSKLYTYGYTHEKEIWDEFRKEMYKKDYSKWLYNGANSKDRPADLGYFIGYRICEAFYNQSEDKEKALQIILKTNNYRSFLRKSGYAERFENTQTSSD; encoded by the coding sequence TTGAAAAGTTTACTTCTCGCATATATACTCCTTCTTCTTTCTTCGTCTTTTTCAAAAGGACAAACACCCACTATTATCACCTCAGATATTGATAATTTTTGGGATGCCTATGACAGGTTACATAATGCCAAGTCCAAAGAGGATAGCATCAGAATTATTGAGGTGCTATACCTGGGAAGAGCAAGTGAAGGATTTAAAAAATTGATAAAATCAAGAGACCTAACCGCCGAAAAATATGTCAATACCATTTCCTATTACCCGGAATACTGGAAATCGGTCAGAAATAATACATTGAGTATAAAAAATTATGAGGCAGCAATCGCCGACCAAATGCTTCTTTTTGATCAGTCTCTCAAAAATTTCAAAACCCCTAAAATCTGCTTTGCCATTGGGGTACTTTCTACCGGAGGCACCGTCAAAAACAATTGGCTTCTGATCGGTACTGAAATGGTAGCTTCTGACAGTACTACTGTCCGGACAGGAATGAATGATTGGCTTCGAACTGTCTTACCCAATGAACCTCATATTCTTGCATTTACTGCACATGAGACCATACATACCCAACAGCGGAAAGGACCTGGTTTGGTTTGGGGTTACTTCAATCACCGTGTGTTGACTTTGGTGATCAATGAAGGGGCAGCAGATTTTGTAGCGGATAAAGTGACAGGTACATCCATCAACAGTAAATTGTATACTTATGGCTACACTCATGAAAAAGAAATCTGGGATGAGTTCCGCAAGGAAATGTATAAAAAAGACTACAGTAAATGGCTTTACAATGGAGCCAATTCAAAAGACAGACCTGCTGATCTGGGATATTTTATCGGCTATAGGATATGTGAAGCTTTTTATAATCAATCTGAGGATAAGGAGAAGGCATTGCAAATTATCCTAAAAACAAACAATTATAGAAGCTTTTTGAGGAAAAGCGGCTATGCGGAGCGTTTTGAAAATACTCAAACAAGCTCAGATTGA
- a CDS encoding YdeI/OmpD-associated family protein produces the protein MKKAPLTDKNYLLEKFPGKGGWTYALIPEVPLEKRFPFGMMKVRGHIDDYQLENYKLMPFGNGLLFLPVNAKIRKAIKKEAGDLAHIQLFEDEIPQGVPAEIMDCLKDAPKAMMRFFEMPDWEQKLYIESILNAKKKDTQVERIVRMIEKLDY, from the coding sequence ATGAAAAAAGCCCCACTCACCGACAAAAACTATTTACTGGAAAAATTTCCCGGAAAAGGTGGCTGGACCTATGCGCTGATTCCGGAGGTTCCTTTGGAAAAACGGTTTCCCTTCGGTATGATGAAAGTAAGGGGTCATATCGACGACTATCAATTGGAAAATTACAAACTGATGCCATTTGGAAATGGACTTTTATTTTTGCCTGTAAATGCAAAAATCAGAAAAGCCATAAAAAAGGAAGCTGGGGATTTGGCACATATTCAACTCTTTGAAGATGAAATACCTCAGGGTGTTCCTGCGGAAATCATGGATTGTCTCAAAGATGCTCCGAAAGCGATGATGAGATTTTTTGAGATGCCTGATTGGGAACAAAAACTATACATCGAATCAATTTTGAATGCTAAAAAAAAGGATACCCAAGTAGAACGAATCGTCAGAATGATAGAAAAACTCGATTATTGA